In Paenibacillus guangzhouensis, a single window of DNA contains:
- a CDS encoding NRAMP family divalent metal transporter: MSQVQSETSNSKIKDILANRRLGKRRYVWVLWALLGPGLLAAIANNDAGGVISYAVTGAQFGIGLFVPLVICLVPLAFTIQEMSMRLGAVTQEGFSRLALRRYGRFWGYYHISTLAFENLLTLITEFIGMTAGLVLLGIPLWMSSIFCLLLVIAFVLFTGYWTKERIALFVGALNVIFLVVAAMTHPSVADIGRAFTTWNVPAEMQDGMIWFVIATVGNAVAPWMIFFQGSGTIDKGITAQELRFSRVDTALGSIIQVIIAAGIIICGAALFGHVQNIGDAGPSEMIGALHDVVGRWPAILFGLGLFNAGFLASITVSLSSSWSIAELFGWSKSLNDKITEAPKFYAVYIGSLVFAAVAILIPDLPLNLISIITQVIGGILMLPLLIFMVLMTSDRELMGEYRTKLFGKIAGWTMVTLLIGLTVATFWQTFFS; encoded by the coding sequence ATGAGTCAAGTACAGTCAGAAACAAGTAACTCAAAAATCAAGGATATTCTAGCTAATCGAAGATTAGGAAAACGCAGGTATGTGTGGGTGTTGTGGGCTCTTTTAGGTCCTGGACTGCTCGCAGCCATCGCCAATAATGATGCAGGCGGGGTGATCTCGTATGCTGTCACAGGAGCGCAGTTCGGGATCGGCCTTTTTGTACCCTTAGTCATATGTCTCGTGCCGTTGGCATTCACGATTCAAGAAATGAGCATGCGGTTAGGCGCAGTAACGCAAGAAGGATTTTCAAGGTTAGCCCTGCGACGGTACGGCCGATTCTGGGGGTATTATCATATCTCAACACTGGCGTTCGAGAATTTGTTGACGTTGATCACGGAATTTATCGGAATGACAGCAGGGCTAGTCTTACTAGGGATACCGCTGTGGATGAGCTCCATCTTTTGTTTATTGCTTGTCATTGCGTTTGTTCTCTTCACCGGTTATTGGACGAAAGAAAGAATCGCGTTATTTGTAGGCGCATTAAACGTCATTTTTCTAGTCGTCGCAGCCATGACACACCCCAGTGTCGCTGATATTGGTCGTGCGTTCACGACGTGGAATGTTCCTGCAGAAATGCAAGATGGGATGATTTGGTTCGTCATCGCTACAGTAGGGAACGCCGTTGCCCCATGGATGATCTTCTTTCAAGGTAGCGGCACGATCGATAAAGGGATCACTGCACAAGAGCTTCGTTTTAGCAGAGTAGATACGGCACTAGGTTCCATCATACAAGTTATCATTGCAGCAGGCATTATTATTTGCGGTGCAGCACTGTTTGGCCATGTACAGAACATCGGCGATGCAGGACCGTCTGAAATGATAGGCGCACTTCACGACGTCGTAGGGCGGTGGCCAGCTATACTCTTTGGCCTTGGGTTGTTCAATGCAGGCTTTCTTGCATCCATCACCGTATCTTTGTCATCCTCGTGGAGCATTGCCGAATTATTTGGTTGGTCCAAGAGCCTCAACGACAAAATAACGGAAGCGCCTAAGTTCTATGCTGTCTATATCGGCAGTCTCGTATTTGCAGCGGTCGCCATCTTAATACCAGATTTGCCGTTAAATCTAATCTCCATTATCACGCAAGTCATCGGCGGGATACTGATGTTGCCACTCCTGATCTTCATGGTACTTATGACCAGTGATCGAGAATTGATGGGAGAATACAGGACGAAGCTGTTCGGAAAAATAGCAGGATGGACGATGGTTACACTGCTCATTGGGTTGACCGTGGCTACATTCTGGCAGACTTTTTTCTCTTAA
- a CDS encoding exosporium protein C translates to MAQILAYNASEPARVTDSVAIPVPLTPVGIGIAEFNLVIPSVPNFVELKAMVGIRGDVNIGSLLFRIFRDGQVIFYAQEGFESAGSEQFYLVPIQTVDPNVTPGAHAYTLSVENLTADSAATVIGPIVFSGLAVSA, encoded by the coding sequence ATGGCACAAATTCTAGCATATAACGCAAGCGAGCCAGCACGTGTTACGGATAGTGTGGCGATTCCTGTACCACTTACTCCGGTGGGAATAGGAATTGCCGAATTCAACTTGGTCATTCCGAGCGTTCCAAACTTTGTAGAGCTAAAAGCGATGGTAGGTATTCGAGGTGATGTCAATATTGGAAGTCTACTATTTCGGATTTTTCGTGATGGTCAAGTTATTTTCTATGCACAGGAAGGCTTTGAATCAGCCGGCTCTGAACAATTTTATTTAGTTCCTATACAAACGGTTGATCCTAATGTAACACCGGGCGCTCACGCTTATACGCTGTCAGTTGAGAATTTAACGGCTGATAGTGCTGCAACGGTTATCGGCCCTATTGTTTTCAGCGGGTTGGCTGTATCTGCCTAA